DNA sequence from the Butyricimonas faecalis genome:
GGGAGTGCCGAGAACCACGAGAACGCCTTCTCCACCTTCTTTATATCTCACGTAGTCATTCACTTCTCTTGCCAATTCAACTCCTTCTGCGAAGGTTTTGTTCATTTTCCAGTTACCTGCTACAATCTTTTTTCTCATATCTTTATGTTTTGAATTGTTTATGCTTAATAGTTTCTTTTCCTTTTTTTACGTGGAACCAGTAAATATACTACAAAGAAAAGAAGGATAATGGAGTAAACCAAATAAATTCGTTGCATTTGTTCCCTTGAATGCACACAATAAGCTGTTAAGTCAGTTTTCTGTAATTCTTTCACATCAGGAACATCTTTTCCGGCCCATTTGCCAAGAATTGTACCTTCCCGAAGAACAATCACGCCGGGGTTGGAGCGAATCATGGTTTTTAGCTGGATCTCGTCTGCCGTACAAAATTCGTAGGGAACGTGATACCGCTTTTTATATGCTTGAATGTCCTGTTCTGTGGATGAGGTTAAACCATAGAAGCGGAACCCTTTTTCTCGGGCATATTCTGCCAGTCGGTTGATGACGGGTTGACATTGCGTGTCACTCTGGTTAAGGTGGTATGCTACGGCAAGGATGGTATGATTATTGTCTTCCAGAATCTCGTCGGTGATGTTTCCGAGCGTGGGGTGTTCGATCACGAGGTCATGAATCGGTGTGATATATCCTTTCTTTACCAGTCGCTCCGAACTACTTTCGTACTCCCAGTTCAGCGTGTCTTGCCACGGGTAGTTTTCTTCCGTGAAAGATTGGATTTCTCCGGTTTGCCTGTTCCTGTACTTTAGTGTTACTTCGTATTGATCCTGTTCGGCTCCTTCGGGAAGTCTCATTTCTTCCGTGATATTCTTGCCGACAGCGTAAGGACGAAAATCCAGCACGGGCAGGTGATGATAGCAATAAATGGAAAGACATAACATCCCGGCTCCAGTCAGGGCGAGAATCGAAAATTGTCCCATCAAGGGGAGCGATGATTTATATTCCCTCCGGTACACGAAGACCATGATGGTCAACAGAAGCAAAATGATATTTTTCCAGAAGGTTTGCCAATTAGTCAGTACCATAGCGTCCCCGAAACAACCGCAGTCACTCACGGGATTCGTCAGTGCCAACACGAGGGTCAGCGGGGTGAAAAAAGCCATGAATAACAAGGAACCCCACGCCAAGCGGGACACCCATAAATTAAACAACAAGGCAATTCCGATTAGAAATTCTGCCAGAGAGAGTGCAAAGGAAAAAAACAACGTGGTTGCATTCATCCAGCCCATGCCGAAGGCATTGAAATAGTCAGTGAATTTGTAATCAGATCCTAACGGGTCAATCCCCTTCACGAATCCGGAATAGATAAATACGATCCCGACAATGATCCTGCAAAGGTTTTTGACGAGTTTCATGGCTATTGATTTTCAGGTTAGACCTTACTTTTGTTCTACAACAAGGCGAATCAGCGCAAAAACGGCGTAATTTACCATGTCGAAATAATTGGCATCGATACCCTCCGATATAATCGTGGCACCTTGGTGATCTTCTATCTGTTTTGTGCGGTTTATCTTCATCAGTATCAAGTCAGTGTACGAGCTGACCCGCATTTCCCGCCAAGCTTCATCGTAATCGTGATTCTTGGCAAGCATCAATTCCTTCGCTTTTTGGAAATAATTCTGATATAGACGAAGAACTTCATCCTGGGGAGTGTCGTTACCCGCTCCCAGTTGAAGTTGAATCAGTCCCATAATGGAATAATTGATGATTCCTATAAATTCGGGAACGATCCCTTCCCCAACTTTGGTAACTCCCTTTTCTTCTATACTGCGTATGCGGTTTGCTTTGATATATATCTGGTCCGTGATGGAGGTCGGACGAAGTATTCTCCAGGCAGTTCCATAGTCCTGCATTTTTTTCACGAAGATATCCTGACATATATCTATCACTTTATCATATTCTTGTGCTGTATTTGGCATACTCTATTTATCATTTGATAATGAAATCTGAAAAATAAATTGTTAATTTGTCCCGTAAAAGTACTCAAATAATTGAATTTTGGAAATTGAAAGTTGAAAATTATGACACATATAACGATTGGAGCGGAAAAGGTGAGTCTGGAGAAACCCGTGGTAATGGGTATATTGAATGTGACACCGGATTCTTTTTATGACGGGGGAAAATACACGAGCGAGTTGAAAATTATGGAACGGGTGGATGAGATTGTAGAACAAGGTGCAGCGATTATTGATGTGGGGGCATATTCTACCCGTTCGGGAGCGGCGTTCGTGGATGCTCAAGAGGAGTTGTCCCGGTTGAGTTTTGCCGTAGAGTTGATTCGTAAATACCATCCGCATCTTCCAGTGTCTATCGATACATTTCGGGCGGATGTGGCGAGAGAAATTAGTCATTGTCTCGGACCGATTATAATTAATGATATTTCCGGGGGAACGATGGATGAGAAAATGTTCGAAACGGTAGCGGAATTAGGATTTCCTTATATTATGATGCATATTCAGGGAACACCTCAGGATATGCAGGTGAATCCGCATTATGATGATGTCGTGAGAGAGGTTCGGGAGTTTTTCATGGAACGCATTGCCCGGTTGAATACCTTGGGATTCAATAATATTATTTTGGACCAAGGATTTGGGTTTGGAAAGACCGTGGCTCATAATTACGAATTGATGGATAAGATGGAGTCTTTCTTGGATTTGGGGTATCCTTTGTTAGTGGGAATTTCCCGGAAATCGATGATCTGGCGTTTGTTGGAGATCACACCCCAAGAAGCATTAAACGGAACAACCGTGTTGAACACGATTTCCCTGTTGAAGGGAGCACGCATTCTCCGGGTTCATGATGTGCGAGAGGCCGTGGAAGCCGTGAAAATCGTGGAAGCTATGAAAATGAGTTCGTAAACT
Encoded proteins:
- the folP gene encoding dihydropteroate synthase, which gives rise to MTHITIGAEKVSLEKPVVMGILNVTPDSFYDGGKYTSELKIMERVDEIVEQGAAIIDVGAYSTRSGAAFVDAQEELSRLSFAVELIRKYHPHLPVSIDTFRADVAREISHCLGPIIINDISGGTMDEKMFETVAELGFPYIMMHIQGTPQDMQVNPHYDDVVREVREFFMERIARLNTLGFNNIILDQGFGFGKTVAHNYELMDKMESFLDLGYPLLVGISRKSMIWRLLEITPQEALNGTTVLNTISLLKGARILRVHDVREAVEAVKIVEAMKMSS
- a CDS encoding DUF1599 domain-containing protein, with amino-acid sequence MPNTAQEYDKVIDICQDIFVKKMQDYGTAWRILRPTSITDQIYIKANRIRSIEEKGVTKVGEGIVPEFIGIINYSIMGLIQLQLGAGNDTPQDEVLRLYQNYFQKAKELMLAKNHDYDEAWREMRVSSYTDLILMKINRTKQIEDHQGATIISEGIDANYFDMVNYAVFALIRLVVEQK
- a CDS encoding BT_3928 family protein, producing MKLVKNLCRIIVGIVFIYSGFVKGIDPLGSDYKFTDYFNAFGMGWMNATTLFFSFALSLAEFLIGIALLFNLWVSRLAWGSLLFMAFFTPLTLVLALTNPVSDCGCFGDAMVLTNWQTFWKNIILLLLTIMVFVYRREYKSSLPLMGQFSILALTGAGMLCLSIYCYHHLPVLDFRPYAVGKNITEEMRLPEGAEQDQYEVTLKYRNRQTGEIQSFTEENYPWQDTLNWEYESSSERLVKKGYITPIHDLVIEHPTLGNITDEILEDNNHTILAVAYHLNQSDTQCQPVINRLAEYAREKGFRFYGLTSSTEQDIQAYKKRYHVPYEFCTADEIQLKTMIRSNPGVIVLREGTILGKWAGKDVPDVKELQKTDLTAYCVHSREQMQRIYLVYSIILLFFVVYLLVPRKKRKRNY